DNA from Stutzerimonas decontaminans:
CAAGCAGCGTTGGGGTCGCGCCGTTGCTTCGGGCGAGCGCATCGAGCCGCGCGTGGTGCAGACGGTGCTGCAGGCGCTGGAAGACGAGCCGGGCAGCGTACTGGTGTTCCTGCCGGGGCAGGGCGAGATCCGCCGGGTCAACGAGGCGCTCGCCGATCAGCTGTCAGGACGTAGCGACATCCTGCTCTGCCCGCTGCATGGAGAGCTGGAACTGGCGCAGCAGCGCGCGGCCATCGAGCCGGCCCCAGCAGGCAAACGCAAGGTGGTGCTGGCGACCAACATCGCCGAAACCAGCCTGACCATCGAAGGCGTGCGCGTGGTAGTGGATGCCGGCCTGGCACGGGTGCCGCGCTTCGATCCCGGTACCGGCATGACGCGCCTCGAGACCCGACGCATATCCCGCGCCTCGGCCACGCAGCGCGCGGGTCGCGCCGGGCGTCTGGAGCCAGGGGTGTGCTATCGGCTGTGGTCCGAAGAGCAGCACGCTCAGCTGGCGGCCTATGGCGAGGCGGAAATCCTCCAGGCGGATCTCGCCGGTGTCGCGCTGCAGCTGGCGCGCTGGGGTGTCGAACCGGGCGAGCTGGCCTGGCTCGACCGTCCGCCAGCGGCGGCTTATGCCCAGTCCCAAGCCCTGCTCGAACGCCTCGGCGCGCTGCTGCGCAATGATCACGGCGGCTGGCAGCTGACCCGCCACGGCCAGGCCATGGCCGAGCTACCGACACATCCGCGCCTGGCGCATATGCTGCTGCGCGGCCAGGCCATGGGCATGGCTGCGCTGGCTGCCGATATTGCGGCGTTGTTGGTCGAGCGCGATCTCCAGCGCGGCGGCCAGCGCGACGGTGCCGATCTCGCCTTGCGCCTGCATCAGCTGCAGGATGGTCGCGGCGCTGGGGTGCAGCGCGTGCGCCAGCTGGCTCGGCAATTCCGCGGCCTGCTGCGCAGTGCCTCGACGGCTGCCACCGCCGAGTTTGACGAGCAGCACGCCCTGGCGTTGCTGCTCGCCTTCGCCTATCCAGACCGGGTCGCCCGGCAACGTCGGGAAGGTGGCGGTGGCTATCGCCTGGCCAATGGTCGCGCAGCATTGTTCGGTGAGCCGGACCCGCTGATGAAGGAGAGCTGGCTGGTGATCGCCGAGTTGGGTAGCCATCAGGGCCAGCGCGAGGAGCGCATCTACCGCGCCGTGGCGCTGGACCCGATGCTGTTCGATGGTCCGCTGGCCGAGCAGGTCGCCTTGCATGACGAGCTGGAATGGGACGAGCGTGAGGGTGTGCTGCGTGCCGAGCGACAGCGCCGGGTCGGCGAGCTGGTGCTGAGTAGTGAGCCGCTGCCCTCGCTTGACGCAGAGGCGCGCGGTCGCGCATTGCTCGGTCTGGTGCGACGCAAGGGTCTGGAGCTGCTGCCCTGGACACCGGAGCTGCGCCAGTGGCAGGCGCGTATCGGCCTGCTGCGTCAGCTCGATCTGACTTCCGCTAATGACAGCGAATGGCCGGACGTCAGCGATGCCGCGCTGCTGGAGCGGCTGGAAGACTGGTTGCTGCCCTATCTGGACAAGGTTACGCGGCTGGCGCACTTCGCCCAGCTCGATCTTGCCGGGATGCTCGGCACACTGCTGCCCTGGCCGCTGCCGCAGCGCTTGGAGGAGCAGGCGCCGATGGCGATAACGGTGCCATCCGGGTCACGCATTCGCCTCGACTACAGCGAGCAGCCGCCGGTGCTGGCGGTGCGCTTGCAGGAACTGTTCGGTCTGGCCGACACCCCGCGCATCGCCGGCGGCCGGCAGGTCGTCAAGCTGCACCTGCTCTCGCCGGCGCGCCGCCCGGTGCAGGTCACCCAGGATCTGGCGAGTTTCTGGGCGAACACCTACGCCGAGGTAAAGAAGGATCTGAAGGGGCGTTATCCCAAGCATTACTGGCCGGATGACCCGCTGATCGCCGAGCCCACCGCGCGAGCAAAGCCACGCGGACAGTAGGCTCAGTCCGATGGCAGGCTGAGGTCCTCGCCCGCCGTACGCAGCGCTTCGTAGGCCTCGTCCAGTGCGGTCACGACGGCCTCGGCGTCGCGCGCATGTCGCGAAACGATGAAGTGAATCGGCACCTGGGCCAGACGCTGGTAGGGCAGCGCATCCATCTGTAGCCGTTGCCGGGCCTGCTCTACCGGGATCTGGTAATCGAGCAGGAAGTCGCCGCGGTTGCGGCGCAGCATTTCCACGGCAGAAAGATGATTGCTGGTGCGCAGCAGGCGCAGGTTGAGTTGAGGATCGTCGAGCAGTGCATTGACGTTCGGCCAGTAGCTGTAGCCGCCGATCAGAATCAGCGATCTGCCAGCAAGATCTTGCGGAATCCGCGGCGCTGGGGTGCCTGTGCGGTGGTACAGATTGAGGTTGATCTGGCTGAGGGTATGTCGACCCTCCAGCGTATGCGCTGCCAGTTCTGGCTTGCCTCGGGCGCCGGGCCAGAGATCGATGCTGCCATTCTCAAGCGCCGCATACAGCCGCGCGCTGGGCAATGGGCGGAAGCGCACGCCATAACCAGCCTGGCGCGCTACACGGCGGGTCAGTTCAGCCAGCTCGCCGCGTGCCGTGCTGTGAGCGTCGGTGTAGATGGCAGGGGCGAACTCGTAATAGCCAATATTGAGAATTCGCTGCGGAACGGGGTCGGCCATGGCGACGGCAGGGGCGCCCAGGACCGCAGCCAGGGCTAGATAAGTAAGTGCTTTCAATGGATCGATCGCTGCCTTGCGCTGTTCCGGCAAGGATGCGCAGGCGATGCCCGGTTGTCCATGCGCCATCTTGTTGCGGTGTGAGGAATGTCTGCCTATATCGACCTATGCTCAGAGCAACAGGTGAAGAATGCGCCAATCAGGAGAACGGCATGCAGCGCAAGGTATTCGATCGCAAGGTGTTCGACCGCAAGCTGGTGGTGATCACCGGAGGCTGCGCCGGCATCGGCCGCGCGCTGGCGGTGCGCATGGCACAGGCGGGGGCGCGGCTGGTGATCTTCGATCTGCAACAGGATGCCCTGGACGGGCTGGTGCAGCACCTGGCGGACCACCACAACGCCGAGGCGCTGGGTCTGTGTTGTGACGTCAGCGATGCCGAGGCGGTGCAGCGTGCAGTGGCGCTGGTGGTGGAGCGCTACGGTGGTATCGATGTGCTGATCAACAACGCCGGCATCACCCATCGCAGCCCGGTGGCCAGCACCAGCCTGGCGGTGTTCCAGCGGGTCATGGCAGTCAACTTCTACGGCGCGCTGCATTGCACCCAGGCCGCGCTGCCCAGCCTGGTCGCCCGCGGTGGGCAGATCATCGTGCTCAGCTCACTGTCGCAATACGCCCCGGTGCCCAATCGCGCGGCCTACAACGCCAGCAAACATGCATTGCACGGCTTGTTCGAAACGCTGCGCGGCGAGCTGAGTGATACCGAAGTGAGCGTCATGCTGGTGTGTCCCGGCTATACCGCCACGGACCTGCGCAAACATGTGCTGGTCGGCGATGGCTCCACGGCGCCTTCTCCGGTGCTGGATATCGGTCGGGTAGCCTCGGCGCAGGACGTGGCCGAAGCGATCTATCAGGGCGCCTTGCGCCGCAAGCGCCTGCTGGTGCTATCCAATCTCGACTGGAAGGCCCGACTGCTGGCCCGCTGCTTCCCGCGGCTGTACCAGAACCTGCTGTTGCCGCGGCTGCTGGGCAGCCGCGCGTCGTGACCTGCCTCGACTAGCCTGGCGTGCCGTAAAGCTGCTGCATCAGCGCGGCGTCCCAATACGCCGCCTCGACCTTATGCCCGTCCAGGTCGCGTACGAAACAACCGTAGTAGGGCTCGCCGTACTCGGGCCGCGGGCCGGGCGCGCCTTCGTCAATGCCGCCGGCTGCTATCGCGGCACGGTGAAAGGCGTCCACCGCGGCCTGATCGGCGGCAAAGAAGCCCACATGCGTGCCGTTGCCCACCGACGCGGTGCCGCCATCGAATGGCCGCTGAATCCAGAACTCGGGATATTCGCGGCCCCAGGAGACCGCGCCGGGGTGTTCCAGGATGCGCTTGCAACCGAGGGTAGCGAGCACCTGGTCATAGAAGGCGACCGCTTCGTCGAAGCGATTGCTGCCCAGAGAAATGTGCGAAAGGATGCTTGGGTTCTGCTCAGCCATGGCGCTGTCTCCTGATGTGGCCGGAGCAAGCCTAGCAGGCTCTGCGGACCTCGCCTGAACCCCGGTCGGAAGGCGGCTCAGTCGTTGTCCGGCTGGCGCGTCGGCGGCGCGGTGCAGAGCATGAAGCAGCGGAACAGCATGATCGTTGGCAGCAATTGCAGCAGGCCGACAACGGCATCCAGCAGCATTGCTGGCAACAGCGGCGGCGTCTGTTCGGCGAATAGTTGAGCGGCGATCCAGACTTCGAGCATCCAGATCGGCAACAGCACGGTCATCACGCAGGCGAGTATCAGCAGGAAATGTCCGCGGGTGAGGACGAAACTCTCCTTCAGCGCTGCCAACGGCGACAGGCCGCGCAGTACCAGCAGGTACTCGGCGAACGCGATCCTGACCATCACCCAGATGCCGGGCAGCACGAACAGCGAGGCACCGAGCAGGATCAGCAGCGAGCCGAGTCCGGAGAGCACCGCAAGCGCCGGCCACAGTGGCAGGGCCCGGGCATAGACCGCGCGCAGCGCCGGGTCATGGCCCCGGCTGCGTGCGTCCAGATAGAGGATCAGCGCGCCAACGTACAGCGGGTAGAAGATCAGGCCCACCAGCAGGTCCAGGGCGGGCGGTGCATCCTTGCCGAGCGAGTGCTCGAGCGCCAGGCGGGCGATGCTTTCGAGCAGGATCAGCGGCAGGCAGAGCCGGACGATGGTCAGGAAGTGGCGGGAGTAGAAGAACCAGGCGTCGCGCAGGATGGCAAGAACGTTCATTGCAGACCGAAGGTGAGGGATCGTTTCGGGGCGCCACTGTAACGGATGCGGCAAGGGCGGGACATGCGCGATTTCGCCGTCCATACTGTTCGCCCTTTCCAGACTCGGGCTGCCGCGTGAAGAAGATCGCCCTGTTCGCCGATGTGCAGAACCTTTATTACACCGTGCGTCAGGCCCATGGCTGCCACTTCAACTATGCGGCGCTGTGGGCCGACGTCAGCCGCCGCGGCACCATCGTCGAAGCCTATGCCTATGCCATCGAGCGCGGCGATGCGCGCCAGCAGCAGTTCCAGCAGATCCTGCGCAATCTGGGTTTCACGGTGAAGCTCAAGCCCTATATCCAGCGCAGCGACGGCTCGGCCAAGGGCGACTGGGACGTGGGCATCACCATCGACGTGCTGGACGCAGCGGCACGGGTCGACGAGGTGGTGCTGGCTTCCGGCGACGGCGACTTCGACCTGCTGCTCGAACGGGTGCGGGCCGGTGGCGCTGAAGCGACCGCCTATGGCGTGCCGGGGCTCACCGCGCAATCGCTGATCCGCGCCGCAACGCGTTACGTGCCGATCGAGGGTGATCTGCTGTTGCGCTGAGTATGGGAGGAGGTGGTCGAGGCGTTGGCTGGTGGAAAATGCTTCGCAGTTTTCCACCCTACGGGCGCGCCAGACGTAGGGTGGATGACGCTCCACCCATCCACCAAAACGACGTCAGGCTTTGCCGAGCGCCGCAAGCCGCTTGCGTACGGCCGCTTCGATGCCGGCGGCATCCAGGCCGCACTCGGCGAGCATTTCGCTGGGTTTGGCGTGTTCGACGTAGTAGTCCGGCAGGCCCAGATGCAGCATCGGTTTGAGGACGCTTTCCCCAGTCAGGAACTCGGCCACCGCGCTGCCGGCGCCGCCCATGATGCTGTTCTCCTCGACTGTCACCAGCAGCTCGTGACTGCCCGCCAGTTCGCGTAGCAGGGCTTCGTCCAGCGGTTTGACGAAACGCATGTCGACCACCGTGGCATCCAGCTTTTCGCCGACCAGCAGCGCCTCGGGCAACTGCACGCCGAACACGAGCAGCGCCACCTTGCTGCCCTGACGGCGCACCACGGCCTTGCCGATCTCCAGCGGTTCCAGCCCGGGTTCGATGGCTGCGTTGGGGCCGCTGCCGCGCGGGTAGCGCACGGCCGCCGGGCCTTCGAAGTGGTAGCCGGTGGTGAGCATGCGGCGCATCTCGTTCTCGTCGCTGGGCGTCATCACCAGCATGCCGGGGATGCAGCGCAGGTAGGACAGATCGAAGCTGCCAGCGTGGGTCGGGCCGTCTTCGCCGACCAGTCCGGCGCGGTCGATGGCGAACAGCACGTCGAGGTTCTGCACCGCGACGTCGTGGATCAGCTGATCGTAGGCGCGCTGGAGGAAGGTCGAATAGATCGCCACCACCGGCTTCATGCCTTCGCAGGCCATGCCGGCCGCCAGCGTCACCGCGTGTTGCTCGGCGATGGCGACATCGAAGTAACGCTGCGGGTAGCGCTCACTGAAGGCCACCAGGTCCGAACCTTCCTTCATCGCCGGGGTGATGCCGGTCAGGCGCGGGTCGGCGGCGGCCATGTCGCACAGCCACTGGCCAAACACGTTGGAGTACTTCGGCCCGGAGGGCTTCTTTGGCGCCGGCGGCGCACCGACCGGTTCCAGCTTGCTGATCGCATGCCAGGTAATCGGGTCGGCCTCGGCCGGGGCAAAGCCCTTGCCCTTCTTCGTCACTACATGGAGGAACTGCGGGCCGTCGAGGTCGCGCATGTTGCGCAGGGTGGCGATCAGCGTCGGCAGGTCGTGGCCATCGATGGGACCGATGTAGTTCCAGCCCAGCTCCTCGAACAGCGTGCCCGGCACCAGCATGCCCTTGGCGTATTCCTCGGTGCGGCGGGCGATTTCCCAGGCGCCCGGCAGGCGCGAGAGGATCTTCTTGCTGCCTTCGCGCATGCTCGAATAGGTGCGGCTGGAGAGGATCTTGGCCAGGTAGTTGGACAGCCCGCCGACGTTGCGCGAGATCGACATGTCGTTGTCGTTAAGCACCACCAGCATGTTGGCGCCGACTTCCGGGGCGTGGTTGAGCGCCTCGAAGGCCATGCCGGCGGTGAGTGCGCCATCACCGATCACCGCGATGGACTTGCGCTGCTCGCCTTTCAGACGGGCGGCGACCGCCATGCCCAGGGCGGCGCTGATCGAGGTACTGGAATGACCGACGCCGAAGGTGTCGTACTCGCTCTCTGAGCGGCGCGGGAAGGCGGCCAGGCCGTCCTTCTGACGCAGCGTGGCCATGCGCTCGCGGCGCCCGGTGAGGATCTTGTGCGGATAGGCCTGATGGCCGACGTCCCACACCAGCCGGTCATCCGGCGTGTCGTAGACGTAATGCAGGGCGATGGTCAGTTCGATCACGCCGAGGCCGGCGCCGAAGTGCCCGCCAGTGTGGCCGACGCTGTACAACAGCTCCTGGCGCAATTCGTTGGCAAGCTCTTCGAGTTCCGCCTCGCCCAGTCGGCGCAGCTGTTCGGGGGTCGCCGCTCGGTCAAGAACGGGCGTCGCGGGGCGAACCCGAGGAATCTCGTGAAAAGTCTTGGGCATCAGGCGGATCATTGTTGTTGAAAAAAGAGCGGCAGTTTACCCGAAGGGTCCTTCGATAAGAACGGCCCTGGGTCCGGTACGGGTTTGACTGCTAATTCAGCGAAAGGCTCAGTTGCGTCGTTCGACGATGTAGCGCGCCAGCTCGCGCAGCGGCTCGGCGGCGATATCGAACGGGCGCAGCGCGTGCAGCGCCTGGTCGCGCAGCTCCAGTGCGTAGGCCTTGGCCGCGTCCATGCCGAGCAGTGCCGGGTAGGTCGGCTTGTCCCTTGCGATGTCGGCGCCCTGGTGCTTGCCCAGGGTCACGGTGTCGCTTTCGACGTCGAGAATGTCGTCCTGGACCTGAAAGGCCAGGCCGATGGCGCGGGCGTACTGGCTCAGCGAGGCGAGGTTGTCGGCGTCGGCGCGGCCACTGGCGAGGGCGCCGAGCTGCACGCTGGCTTCGATCAGTGCGCCGGTCTTGTGCCGGTGCATCAGTTCCAGCGCGTCGCGATCGAGCTTGAGGCCGACCGAACCGAGGTCGATGGCCTGGCCGCCGACCATGCCCGCCGGCCCTGCGGCGCGGGCCAGCACGGCGAACATGCGCAGGCGCAGCGCGGCGTCCTGCGGATTGCGCTTGGCCTCGGCCATGGCCTCGAAGGCCAGGCTCTGCAGGCCGTCGCCGGCGAGGATGGCGCAGGCCTCGTCGAACGCCTTGTGCGTGGTCGGCTGGCCGCGGCGCAGGTCGTCGTCGTCCATGGCCGGCAGGTCGTCGTGCACCAGCGAGTAGGCGTGGATCAGTTCGACGGCACAGGCGGCGCCGTCGGCGTCTGCCTTGTCGCCATTGAGTGCTTCGCAGGCGGCATAGACGAGCAGCGGGCGGACGCGCTTGCCGCCGTTCATCACGCTGTAGCGCATGGCCTGATAGAGGCGGTCGAGCTGCGGCAGTGGCGGTATGAAGAGGGTTTCGAGGCAGCCGTCGACGCGCTGCTGACAGCTTTTCTGGTAGTCGCCGATCATCATGCTTCGGGGTCCGACTCGAACGGGGCTTCCTGCAGGCTGCCGTCGCGTTCCAGC
Protein-coding regions in this window:
- a CDS encoding SDR family oxidoreductase — its product is MQRKVFDRKVFDRKLVVITGGCAGIGRALAVRMAQAGARLVIFDLQQDALDGLVQHLADHHNAEALGLCCDVSDAEAVQRAVALVVERYGGIDVLINNAGITHRSPVASTSLAVFQRVMAVNFYGALHCTQAALPSLVARGGQIIVLSSLSQYAPVPNRAAYNASKHALHGLFETLRGELSDTEVSVMLVCPGYTATDLRKHVLVGDGSTAPSPVLDIGRVASAQDVAEAIYQGALRRKRLLVLSNLDWKARLLARCFPRLYQNLLLPRLLGSRAS
- a CDS encoding polyprenyl synthetase family protein, coding for MIGDYQKSCQQRVDGCLETLFIPPLPQLDRLYQAMRYSVMNGGKRVRPLLVYAACEALNGDKADADGAACAVELIHAYSLVHDDLPAMDDDDLRRGQPTTHKAFDEACAILAGDGLQSLAFEAMAEAKRNPQDAALRLRMFAVLARAAGPAGMVGGQAIDLGSVGLKLDRDALELMHRHKTGALIEASVQLGALASGRADADNLASLSQYARAIGLAFQVQDDILDVESDTVTLGKHQGADIARDKPTYPALLGMDAAKAYALELRDQALHALRPFDIAAEPLRELARYIVERRN
- a CDS encoding VOC family protein; protein product: MAEQNPSILSHISLGSNRFDEAVAFYDQVLATLGCKRILEHPGAVSWGREYPEFWIQRPFDGGTASVGNGTHVGFFAADQAAVDAFHRAAIAAGGIDEGAPGPRPEYGEPYYGCFVRDLDGHKVEAAYWDAALMQQLYGTPG
- the hrpB gene encoding ATP-dependent helicase HrpB produces the protein MNSLPIDEVLPALRQALQTRDEAVLEAPPGAGKTTRVPLALLGEAWLTGQSIVMLEPRRLAARAAAERLASELGERVGETVGYRIRLDSKVGPNTRIEVVTEGILARRLQDDPALEGVGLVIFDEFHERSLDADLALALTLNARQLLRDEPLKLLLMSATLEGQRLSALLDDAPVLRSEGRMHPVKQRWGRAVASGERIEPRVVQTVLQALEDEPGSVLVFLPGQGEIRRVNEALADQLSGRSDILLCPLHGELELAQQRAAIEPAPAGKRKVVLATNIAETSLTIEGVRVVVDAGLARVPRFDPGTGMTRLETRRISRASATQRAGRAGRLEPGVCYRLWSEEQHAQLAAYGEAEILQADLAGVALQLARWGVEPGELAWLDRPPAAAYAQSQALLERLGALLRNDHGGWQLTRHGQAMAELPTHPRLAHMLLRGQAMGMAALAADIAALLVERDLQRGGQRDGADLALRLHQLQDGRGAGVQRVRQLARQFRGLLRSASTAATAEFDEQHALALLLAFAYPDRVARQRREGGGGYRLANGRAALFGEPDPLMKESWLVIAELGSHQGQREERIYRAVALDPMLFDGPLAEQVALHDELEWDEREGVLRAERQRRVGELVLSSEPLPSLDAEARGRALLGLVRRKGLELLPWTPELRQWQARIGLLRQLDLTSANDSEWPDVSDAALLERLEDWLLPYLDKVTRLAHFAQLDLAGMLGTLLPWPLPQRLEEQAPMAITVPSGSRIRLDYSEQPPVLAVRLQELFGLADTPRIAGGRQVVKLHLLSPARRPVQVTQDLASFWANTYAEVKKDLKGRYPKHYWPDDPLIAEPTARAKPRGQ
- a CDS encoding substrate-binding periplasmic protein, which translates into the protein MAHGQPGIACASLPEQRKAAIDPLKALTYLALAAVLGAPAVAMADPVPQRILNIGYYEFAPAIYTDAHSTARGELAELTRRVARQAGYGVRFRPLPSARLYAALENGSIDLWPGARGKPELAAHTLEGRHTLSQINLNLYHRTGTPAPRIPQDLAGRSLILIGGYSYWPNVNALLDDPQLNLRLLRTSNHLSAVEMLRRNRGDFLLDYQIPVEQARQRLQMDALPYQRLAQVPIHFIVSRHARDAEAVVTALDEAYEALRTAGEDLSLPSD
- a CDS encoding LabA-like NYN domain-containing protein, coding for MKKIALFADVQNLYYTVRQAHGCHFNYAALWADVSRRGTIVEAYAYAIERGDARQQQFQQILRNLGFTVKLKPYIQRSDGSAKGDWDVGITIDVLDAAARVDEVVLASGDGDFDLLLERVRAGGAEATAYGVPGLTAQSLIRAATRYVPIEGDLLLR
- a CDS encoding YciC family protein, whose amino-acid sequence is MNVLAILRDAWFFYSRHFLTIVRLCLPLILLESIARLALEHSLGKDAPPALDLLVGLIFYPLYVGALILYLDARSRGHDPALRAVYARALPLWPALAVLSGLGSLLILLGASLFVLPGIWVMVRIAFAEYLLVLRGLSPLAALKESFVLTRGHFLLILACVMTVLLPIWMLEVWIAAQLFAEQTPPLLPAMLLDAVVGLLQLLPTIMLFRCFMLCTAPPTRQPDND
- the dxs gene encoding 1-deoxy-D-xylulose-5-phosphate synthase codes for the protein MPKTFHEIPRVRPATPVLDRAATPEQLRRLGEAELEELANELRQELLYSVGHTGGHFGAGLGVIELTIALHYVYDTPDDRLVWDVGHQAYPHKILTGRRERMATLRQKDGLAAFPRRSESEYDTFGVGHSSTSISAALGMAVAARLKGEQRKSIAVIGDGALTAGMAFEALNHAPEVGANMLVVLNDNDMSISRNVGGLSNYLAKILSSRTYSSMREGSKKILSRLPGAWEIARRTEEYAKGMLVPGTLFEELGWNYIGPIDGHDLPTLIATLRNMRDLDGPQFLHVVTKKGKGFAPAEADPITWHAISKLEPVGAPPAPKKPSGPKYSNVFGQWLCDMAAADPRLTGITPAMKEGSDLVAFSERYPQRYFDVAIAEQHAVTLAAGMACEGMKPVVAIYSTFLQRAYDQLIHDVAVQNLDVLFAIDRAGLVGEDGPTHAGSFDLSYLRCIPGMLVMTPSDENEMRRMLTTGYHFEGPAAVRYPRGSGPNAAIEPGLEPLEIGKAVVRRQGSKVALLVFGVQLPEALLVGEKLDATVVDMRFVKPLDEALLRELAGSHELLVTVEENSIMGGAGSAVAEFLTGESVLKPMLHLGLPDYYVEHAKPSEMLAECGLDAAGIEAAVRKRLAALGKA